From the genome of Methylocystis echinoides:
TTCGAGGCCGCTGACCTCGGGAAGCTGAATGTCCATGAGGATGAGGTCCGGCCGGTGCTCGCGGGCGAGCGCCACCGCCTCGACGCCGCTCTTGGTGCGCAGCGTCGCATATCCGTTCGCCTCCAACAGATCGTTGAAGAGCTTCATATTGAGTTCGTTATCCTCTACGATGAGGACGGTTTTCTTCATGGGGCGACTCTCGATCGGCCGCGCCTCGGATAGGCTTCGCAGAAGGCCGTTGAATCCGTAAATTAGCACGGGAATCTTAATGAAAGCCGGTTTCATGTCACCCGGTCGCCGCAACCCCGAGGGCGAAGGCCCGGCGGCCGCCGAATTGGCGCTGCTGGCTTTGGCTTATCTCGCCGGGGACGAGGATCGGGTTGCCCGCTTCCTCGCCCTCACCGGGCTCGATGCGGGCGATGTCGCCGGGCTTCTCGGCGATCGCGGCTTCCAGCTCGCCGTCCTCGATCATCTCGCCGGCGACGAAACCCTGCTGATGGACTTCGTCGCGGAAAAATCCCTGCCGCCCGAGGCTGTGGGCCGAGCCCGGCGCGCGCTCGGGGGCGGGGAGGTTTAGGGGTTCTCAACCCTCCGCCCCGAGCGCCTCCGCCCCAGCCTTGGCGACGGCGCCGTCCTCGAAGGATTGCACGCCGGAGACGCCGATGGCCCCGACGACCTGCCCTTCATGCATGAGCGGCAGCCCGCCTTCGACCGGGGTGATGTGCGGCAGGCTGAGGAGCGCCACGCGGCCGCCGGCCACAGTTTCCTCGAGAGCCTTGGTCGGGCGGCGAAACAGCGCCGCGGCCCGGGCCTTCGCTTGTGCGATGTCGCAGGAGGCCGGCTGCACGTCGTCGAGACGCTCGAGGTAGACGAGCAGGCCGGCGTCGTCGACGATGGCGATCACCACGGCCCAATCGTTGCGGCGGGCTTCTTCCGCGGCGGCGGCCGCGACGCGCTTGGCGTCGGCGAGGGTCAGGGCGAATTTCATTTTCATGGGCGCTCCTCTTTTGTCGTCACAGGCCGTTCCGCCGGGCTTGGGACTTCCCAAAGCCGGGCAAAATCCTTAGGGAAATCCCATGACGAGGCGACGGGCGCAATGGCGCGCCGCCTTCAACAACGGCGCAAGGAGGCGCTCGCCATGACGCTCATCATGCCCGCGCCGGAGCCCGAGATTCTGGCCCGCCGCGAGCTATTGATCCAGCGGCTGCGCGCCATTCTCCCGGAGCCCGGTCTCATCGTCGACGAGACGGCGCGCCGCGCCTATGAATGCGACGGCTTCACCATGTATCGGGCGCTGCCGCTCGTCGTGGCGCTGCCGGAGACCGTGGCTCAGGTGAGCGCGATCATGGCGCTGGCGGCGGAAATGAACGTCAAGATCGTGCCGCGCGGCGCCGGAACGTCGCTTTCGGGCGGCTCCATGCCGCTCGAAGACGGCATTCTGCTTGGCATGTCGAAGTTCAACCGCGTTCTCGAGATCGACTACGAAAACCGCTGCGCGCGCGTGCAGCCCGGCGTCCAAAATCTGGCGATCACGCGGGCCGTAGAGGGCAGGGGCTTCTATTACGCGCCCGATCCCTCCTCGCAGATCGCCTGTTCCATCGGCGGCAATGTCGCCGAAAACGCCGGCGGCGTGCATTGTCTCAAATACGGGCTGACGACCAATAATATTCTGGGCCTCGAAGTCGTGCTGATGGGCGGCGAGATCCTGCGGCTCGGCGGCAAGCATCTCGACAGCGAGGCTTACGACCTGCTGGGCCTCATGACCGGCTCTGAAGGGCTCTTGGGCGTAGTGACTGAAGTCACCGTCCGCATTCTGCAAAAGCCCGCGGTCGCGCGCTGTCTTCTCGTCGGTTTTCCGAGCGTCGCCGCCGGCGCGCGCTTCGTCGGGGCGGTCATTGCGGGCGGCGTCATACCCGGCGGCATGGAGATGATGGACAAGGCGACCATTCACGCGGTCGAGCGCTTCCAGCCCTGCGGCTACCCGCTCGACGCCGAGGCGCTGGTCATCGTCGAGCTGGACGGCACGCAGGCGGAAGTCGATCATCTCGTTCGCGTCGTCGAGGGGATCGCGCGCGACGAGGGCGCGACCACGACGAAGATTTCGATCAGCGAGGCGGAACGCCTGCAATTCTGGGCCGGCCGCAAGAACGCCTTCCCCGCGGTCTCCTGCATCAAGCCCGATTATCTGTGCATGGACGGCACGATTCCGCGCGCGCGCCTGCCCGAGGTGCTCGCGGGCATGGACGAGATCGCAAAGGCGCAGGGCCTTCAGGTCGCCAATGTCTTTCACGCCGGCGACGGCAATCTGCATCCGCTGATCCTTTACGACGCCGCCATCGAAGGCGACGTCGAACGCGCCGAAAAAGTCGGCTTCGACATTCTGCGCCTGTGCGTCGCCGTCGGCGGCGTGCTTACCGGCGAGCATGGCGTCGGCGTCGAAAAGCGCGATCTGATGGGCGAGATGTTTACTGAAACTGATCTCGAGCAGCAGATGCGGGTGAAATGCGCCTTCGATCCGATGAACCGCTTGAACCCCGGCAAGGTGTTTCCGACCCTGCATCGCTGCGCCGAATTCGGCATGATGCATGTTTCGGGCGGCAAGGCGCCATTCCCCGACCTGCCGAGGTTTTAAAGGATGGACGCGACGTTCGACTCGCTGGACGTTCGTGACGCCGCCGACGCCATCGAGGCGCTGCGCGGCGCCGCTGCGCGCAATCAGCCGCTCGCCATCGTCGGCGCGGGATCGAAAAAGCGTCTTGGCCGACACGCGCCGGCGTCGCGCGAATTGTCGACGCGCGCCCTCGCCGGCGTGACCCTCTATGAGCCCGAGGAGCTGGTGCTCTCGGCCGGCGCCGGCACGCCGCTGCGCGAGATCGAGGCGTTGCTCGACGCGCATCGCCAGCAGTTCGCCTTCGAGCCGATGGACTATGCGCCGCTCTTCGGCGGCGCGACGCGCAGCGCCACGATCGGCGGCGTGATCGCCGTCAACGCTTCAGGGCCACGCCGCATCAAGGCCGGCGGGGCGCGCGACCATCTTCTCGGTTTCCAATGTGTCACCGGGCGCGGCGAGAAGGTGAAATCCGGCGGCCGCGTCATGAAGAACGTCACGGGCTACGATCTCTCGAAGCTCATTTGCGGCTCATATGGAACCCTTGCGCTGCTCACGGAAGTGACGCTGAAAGTCTTGCCCAAGGCGGAGACGGAGCAGACGCTGCTCGTCATCGGCCTCGATGAGGCGCAAAGCCTCGCGCAACTGCGCCGCGCTTCGGGGACGCCGCACGAGGCGTCGGCTTTCGCCATGCTGCCGGCCGGCGCCGAACCGCTTGGTTACGATGGCAATGTCGCGGCGCTGCGACTGGAAGGACCGGAGGTTTCGGTGGCGACCCGGCGCGACGCGCTCATCACCGAGCTTGCCGACAGCGGCGCTGAGTTCGAGACGCTTACGCAGGAAGATTCGGCGGCGCTCTGGGCCTCGTTGCGCGACGCCACGCCAATCGCGGGCCACTCGGGCCAGGTCTGGCGTCTGTCGCTGGCGCCGACCGACGGGGGCAAGGCGGTGGAGGCGCTGCGCAAAGCCGGCGCGCCGATCCTTGCTTATTTCTACGATTGGTGCGGCGGGCTCGTCTGGCTCTGCCTCGAGCCGGCGCCGGACGCGCATGCCGCCGCCGTGCGCGCCGCCGTCGACAGCTATGGCGGCCATGCGACGCTGATCCGCGCCGCCGACGAGACGCGCGCCAAGGTCGACGTCTTCCATCCCCAGCCCTCGCCGCTCGCCGCGCTGACGCGTCGGGTGAAGGAGAGCTTCGATCCGGCGCATGTTCTGGAGCGGGGCCGCATGCGGGCGGAGTATTGAGATGCAGACGCATTTCTCGCTCACCGCGCTCGCCGATCCAGACACGGCGTCCTGCGAAAAAATCCTGCGCGCCTGCGTGCATTGCGGATTTTGCAACGCGACCTGCCCGACCTTTCTGCTCACCGGCGACGAACTCGATTCCCCGCGCGGGCGCATCTATCTCATCAAGGAGATGCTGGAGAACGATCGCGCCGCGGATGCGCGCACCGCGCGGCACGTCGACCGCTGTCTCTCCTGCCTTTCCTGCATGACGACCTGTCCGTCGAGCGTGCATTACATGCATCTCGTCGATCATGCGCGCGCCCATATCGAGAAGACGTATCGCCGCCCCTTCGCAGACCGTGCGCTGCGCGCGCTGCTCGCCTTCGTGCTCACGCGGCCCGCTTTGTTCCGCCTGGCGCTGCGCGCCGCGGCGCGGATGAAGCCGCTGGCGGGCCATTTGCGGGCGTCTCTGCGTCCGCTGCTGACGCTCGCGCCCGATCAGGCGCCGGCGCCCTCGGAGGTGGACCGGCCGCAGGTCTTTCCCGCATCGGGCCGCCAGCGGATGCGCGTCGCGCTGCTGAACGGCTGCGTGCAGACGGTTCTCGACACCCGCATCAATGAAGCCACGGTGCGCCTGCTCACCCGCCATGGCGTCGAGGTGGTCGTCGCGCAGGGTGCAGGTTGCTGCGGCGCGCTCCCGCATCATCTCGGCAAGGCCGCCCAGTCGCATGCATTGGCGCGCCGCAACATCGAGGCCTGGACGCGTGAGATCGAGAGCGGCGGGCTCGACCATATCGTCATCAATACCTCGGGCTGCGGGACCAGCGTGAAGGATTATGGCTTCATGTTCCGTAACGACGCGGCGCTGGCGCAGAAGGCCGCGCGCGTCTCGGCGATCGCCTGTGACGTGAGCGAGCTCGCCGACAAATTGCCGTTGGCCCCGACAGGCGCCGCGCCGCCTCTGCGCGTTGCCTATCACGCCGCCTGCTCACTCCAGCACGGCCAAAAGATCACCCGAGAGCCCGTGGCGGCTCTGGCGCGCGTGGGCTTCGAGGTTCGTGCCGTTCCGGAGGGCCACATCTGCTGCGGCTCGGCGGGGACTTACAATCTTTTGCAGCCGGAGCTCGCCGACGCGCTTCGGGCGCGAAAGGTCGCCAATATCGAGAGCGTGCAGCCCCACGCGATCGCGGCGGGCAACCTCGGCTGCATGGCGCAGATTCGAGTCGGGACTTCGATCCCGGTCGTCCATACGGTGGAGCTATTGGACTGGGCGACGGGCGGACGGAGGCCGGAGGGCCTTGTGGCCTGAAAAGATCATCCCCATTGCAAACGTTTGATCCACGCCTCTTGGGGCGTGGATCTCATTCATGTCGGGGTGTAATCGCAAACGACCGGCAGAACGGAAGGTAAGGCTTTTACCTCAAAAACCCCACGATATCCTTCACCGCGTTCATATTCTCGCGGGCGATGGCGCGGGCGCGTTCCGAGCCGTCGCGCAGCACCGTGTCGATATAGCTTTCATCCTCGCGAATACGGCGCATCTGCGCCGTGATCGGCGAGAGCTTGGCGACGGCGAGATCGACGAGCGCGCTCTTGAACGTCGAGAAATTGGCGCCGCCGAATTCGCTCAGCACATCCGGCTTGGCGCGTCCGGAGAGCGCGGCGAAGATCCCGACGAGATTGTCCGCCTCGGGGCGCCCTTCGAGGCCTTTTTCTTCCGACGGCAACGGCTCGGGGTCCGTCTTGGCTTTCTTCACCTTCTGCGCGATCTGGTCGGCGTCGTCCGAAAGATTGATGCGCGAATAATCCGACGCGTCGGATTTCGACATTTTCTTCGTGCCGTCGCGCAGGCTCATCACACGGGTCGCGGGGCCGGAAATCAGCGGCTCCGGCAGCGGGAAGAAAGCGCCCCCGAACCCGTTGCGCTCGATCGACGACCCGAAATCATTGTTGAACTTTTGCGCGATGTCGCGCGCCAGCTCCAGATGCTGCTTCTGATCGTCGCCGACCGGCACATGCGTGGCGCGATAGATGAGAATGTCGGCCGCCATGAGCACGGGATAGTCGAGCAGGCCGACGGAGGCGTTCTCGCGATCCTTGCCGGCCTTGTCCTTGAACTGGGTCATGCGATTGAGCCAGCCAATGCGGGCGACGCAATTCAAGACCCATGCGAGCTCCGCGTGCTCCGGCACCTGGCTCTGATTGAAGACGATGTTCTTCTTGGGATCGATGCCGCAGGCGATGAAGGCCGCCGCGATCTCGCGCGTGTTGTTGCGCAGTTCGATCGGGTCCTGCGGGACGGTGATGGCGTGCAGGTCGACGACGCAATAGAGGCAGTCGAAGCTTTTCTGCAGCTCGACGAATTTGACGATCGCGCCAAGATAGTTGCCGAGGTGCAGATTGCCGGTGGACTGCACGCCCGAGAAGACGCGCTGGGGGAAGGTCGACATGGTCACGCCAAAGGTTGAAGGACTTTGGCCGGACTTATGACAATGCGCGGGCGCGGGCGCAAGTGCAGTGTGGAGGCCCTCTCCCGGTTCAGGGAGAGGGCGAGGCTGCGATCAGAGAATAAACCGGCTCAAATCGCGGTTCTTCGCCAGATCGCCGATGTGCTTTTCGACATAGTCGCCGTCGATCACAATCTTGTCGCCGGCGCGGTCCGAGGCCGAGAAGCTGATGTCGTCGAGCACGCGCTCCATGACCGTTTGCAGCCGGCGGGCGCCGATGTTCTCAACCGACGTGTTCACCGCGACGGCCACCTTGGCGATGGCGTCGATGGCCGTCGGCGCAAATTCCAGCGTCACGCCTTCCGTGCCCAAGAGCGCCACATATTGCTTGGTCAAACAGGCTTCGGTCTCGGTGAGAATGCGCCGGAAATCCTCTTCATTGAGCGAGGCGAGCTCGACGCGGATCGGCAGGCGGCCCTGAAGTTCCGGGAGCAGATCGGAAGGCTTGGCGACATGGAAGGCGCCCGAGGCGATGAACAGCACATGGTCCGTCTTCACCGACCCGTGCTTGGTGGCGACCGTCGTGCCCTCGATGAGAGGCAAGAGGTCGCGCTGCACGCCCTCGCGCGATACGTCAGCGCCGCTGCGGCCTTCGCGGGCGCAGATCTTGTCCATCTCGTCGATGAACACGATGCCGTTGTTTTCGACCTCGTGAATCGCTTCGCGAACGCTCGCCTCCTGATCGATGAGCTTGTCGCTTTCCTCCGCGAGCAGCGGGCCGCGCGCCTCCTTCACGCTGAGCTTGCGGGATTTGCCGCGCTGCATCGCCTTGCCGAAGAGATCGCCGAGCGAGAAGGCCGAGACGCTTCCGCCCCCCGGCATGTTGGGCAATTCGAACATTGGCATGCCGCCGCCCGTCTGCTGCAGTTCGACTTCGACTTCCTTGTCGTCGAGTTCGCCGTCGCGCAGCCGCTTGCGGAAGGTCTCGCGCGTCGCGGGCGAGGCGGCGGGGCCGACGAGGGCGTCGAGCACGCGTTCTTCGGCGGCCTTTTCGGCGCGCGCCTCGACTTCCTTGCGGCGGCGCTCCTTCACCATGACGATCGCGACCTCCATCAGATCGCGGACGATCTGCTCAACGTCGCGGCCGACATAGCCGACCTCGGTAAATTTCGTCGCCTCGACCTTGAGAAAAGGGGCGTTGGCGAGGCGGGCGAGGCGCCGCGCGATCTCGGTCTTGCCGCAGCCCGTCGGACCGATCATGAGGATGTTCTTGGGCATCACCTCTTCGCGCATCTGCCCTTGCAATTGCAGACGGCGCCAGCGGTTTCGCAGGGCGATGGCGACGGCGCGCTTGGCGTCGTTCTGGCCCACGATATAGCGGTCCAGTTCCGAGACGATCTCGCGCGGCGAGAAATCAGCCATTAGATTTTCTCCACCACGATGTTGTGGTTGGTGTAGACACAGATGTCCGCGGCGATGTTCATCGCGCGTCGCGCAATCGTTTCGGCGTCGGCTTCGGTGTCGATGAGCGCGCGGCCGGCGGCCAGCGCATAATTGCCGCCCGACCCGATGGCCGCGACGGCGCCGCCGTCAGTCGCTTCCGGCTCGAGCACGTCGCCCGACCCCGTCAGCACCAAGCCGACGTTTTTATCCGCGACGAGCATCATGGCCTCGAGGCGGCGCAGATAGCGGTCCATGCGCCAGTCCTTGGCGAGCTCGACGCAGGCGCGCATCAATTGGCCGGGGTATTGTTCGAGCTTCGTCTCGAGTCGCTCGAACAGGGTGAAGGCGTCGGCCGTCGCGCCGGCGAAACCCGAGATCACGTCGCCCTTGCCGAGGCGTCGCACCTTTCGCGCATTGCCTTTCATGATTGTCTGGCCGAGGCTCACCTGCCCGTCGCCGGCGATGACGGTCTCGCCCCTTTTCTTCACCAATATGATTGTGGTCGCATGCATTTGCGGCGACTTCTCTCGTTCGCTTTCCATTCCAAGCCTTCCCGCGCAACAGGTTAGGCGCATGTAGGAACTTTGCGCGGTTCGAGCAAGGGCGGGGCCGCGAGCCGCTTCCTCCATGGGGAGGGAGTTGAGGCGACAGGCTGGGGCGCTGCCGATCGCCGCCCCGACAGTCGCTTTACTGTCCGGCGAACCGATCCGCGATCGCCTGCGCCTCATTCGCCAGCGCTGGGAAAAAGGCCGCCTTCGGCGTCCGTTCGGCGTAACAGGCGTGGTAATCCTTATCAGCCTTTTGCTGAACGGCTTCGGTCTCCTTCGCGATCTGCGCGCTCTTGGCGGCGCTGGCCTTGGCTGACTCCTCGACGGCCGCCTCCACCTTGCGCTCCGCTGCGGTCCAGATCGCCTCGCAAGCGGGAATCGGCGAGAATTTCTTCGCCGCCTCCCGTGCGATATAGACCTTTCCGTCCCGGCGCAGCGCCACGATGATGTCCTGCTCGGGGTGGGGGCCGACATCCTGCGCCCAGCCGCCGAGCGCCGCATAGGCGTAGGTTACGCCCGCCGGTTTCTTGATCGGCAGGTTGATCGTCTTATCGAGCGCGGCGTCCAGCCCCAGGGCGAAGGTGTAGAATTCCGGGTTGGCGAGCGCCTCCTCGAAGCCGGGCGGCGTTTTCCGGGTTTTCGTCCACCATTCCTGGGGTTTGCTCACCCAGTGGGAAAAAAGGCCGTCGGTCGTGACATAGACCTGCGGACCGTCGGCCGCCTGCGCGCCGCCGCCGTCCTCGGCGAAGCGCAACGCGTCGAGCGCGCCGAAGCCGACGTTGTTTTCGGAGAGGGTCTCGAGCGCGATCTTTCCGGTTGCGGGGTACGGCTTTGCCGAGAGCGGGCCGATCATCGCCTGGAGCCGCCCGTTGAGCTCGGCGAGCGCTTTGTTCTCGATCTTGCCAGGGTCGGCGGACGGGTTCTTCGCCTCGAACTTCTTCACTTTCGCGATGGCGTCGTCGCGCGCTGAAATATACTCTTCCTCCGGCGTGGCCGCCCGCACGGCGCAGAACGCGACAAACAGCAGCGGCAGGGCGAGTGGCGCTGGTCTCATGGAAAGCCCTCCAAAATCCGGTTGCGACGATCGCAGCAGGCGTCAAGATTAAGCTCGCGCGCGCCAATCCGCCAGCCGGGCGGAATCGGTGGCGAACGGGCGACGAAATTGCTACAAGCTGGCCGCTCGCGGCCGGGGATTTCCGGCTGCGTCTTTCCGGAAGGCCTTTTCTCGATGCGCAGCGCCACGATCGAGCGCAAAACCAAGGAAACGACGATCACCGTCGCCGTCGATCTCGATGGCGCGGGAAAGTCTGACATTTCGACGGGAATCGGCTTTTTCGACCATATGCTCGACCAGATTGCGCGCCACGCGCCCCTCGATCTGACGGTGCTGGCCAAGGGCGATCTCCATATCGACGGGCACCATACCGTCGAGGACGTCGGCCTGGCCCTGGGCCAGGCGGTGGATCGCGCGCTCGGCGACCGGAAGGGAATCGCTCGCTATGGCGACGCTCACGTGCCGCTCGACGAGGCGCTGACCCGCGTCGTGGTGGATGTGTCCGGGCGGCCGTTTCTGGTCTATGACGTGACGTTCCCGGCGGAACGCATCGGCGCTTTCGACACCGAGTTGATGCGGGAGTTTTTTCAGGCTTTCGCCGTGCAGGCGCGCATCGGGCTGCACATTGATCGCCTCAAGGGCGTCAACAGCCATCATATCGCCGAAAGCGCGTTCAAGGGTTTCGCCCGCGCCTTTGGC
Proteins encoded in this window:
- a CDS encoding response regulator; protein product: MKKTVLIVEDNELNMKLFNDLLEANGYATLRTKSGVEAVALAREHRPDLILMDIQLPEVSGLEVTRWLKDDEELRDIPIIAVTAFAMKGDEEKIRQGGCEAYLSKPISVAKFLETVNSFLAEKA
- a CDS encoding DUF3572 family protein; translation: MSPGRRNPEGEGPAAAELALLALAYLAGDEDRVARFLALTGLDAGDVAGLLGDRGFQLAVLDHLAGDETLLMDFVAEKSLPPEAVGRARRALGGGEV
- a CDS encoding heme-binding protein, with the translated sequence MKMKFALTLADAKRVAAAAAEEARRNDWAVVIAIVDDAGLLVYLERLDDVQPASCDIAQAKARAAALFRRPTKALEETVAGGRVALLSLPHITPVEGGLPLMHEGQVVGAIGVSGVQSFEDGAVAKAGAEALGAEG
- a CDS encoding FAD-linked oxidase C-terminal domain-containing protein: MTLIMPAPEPEILARRELLIQRLRAILPEPGLIVDETARRAYECDGFTMYRALPLVVALPETVAQVSAIMALAAEMNVKIVPRGAGTSLSGGSMPLEDGILLGMSKFNRVLEIDYENRCARVQPGVQNLAITRAVEGRGFYYAPDPSSQIACSIGGNVAENAGGVHCLKYGLTTNNILGLEVVLMGGEILRLGGKHLDSEAYDLLGLMTGSEGLLGVVTEVTVRILQKPAVARCLLVGFPSVAAGARFVGAVIAGGVIPGGMEMMDKATIHAVERFQPCGYPLDAEALVIVELDGTQAEVDHLVRVVEGIARDEGATTTKISISEAERLQFWAGRKNAFPAVSCIKPDYLCMDGTIPRARLPEVLAGMDEIAKAQGLQVANVFHAGDGNLHPLILYDAAIEGDVERAEKVGFDILRLCVAVGGVLTGEHGVGVEKRDLMGEMFTETDLEQQMRVKCAFDPMNRLNPGKVFPTLHRCAEFGMMHVSGGKAPFPDLPRF
- the glcE gene encoding glycolate oxidase subunit GlcE, whose product is MDATFDSLDVRDAADAIEALRGAAARNQPLAIVGAGSKKRLGRHAPASRELSTRALAGVTLYEPEELVLSAGAGTPLREIEALLDAHRQQFAFEPMDYAPLFGGATRSATIGGVIAVNASGPRRIKAGGARDHLLGFQCVTGRGEKVKSGGRVMKNVTGYDLSKLICGSYGTLALLTEVTLKVLPKAETEQTLLVIGLDEAQSLAQLRRASGTPHEASAFAMLPAGAEPLGYDGNVAALRLEGPEVSVATRRDALITELADSGAEFETLTQEDSAALWASLRDATPIAGHSGQVWRLSLAPTDGGKAVEALRKAGAPILAYFYDWCGGLVWLCLEPAPDAHAAAVRAAVDSYGGHATLIRAADETRAKVDVFHPQPSPLAALTRRVKESFDPAHVLERGRMRAEY
- the glcF gene encoding glycolate oxidase subunit GlcF; the encoded protein is MQTHFSLTALADPDTASCEKILRACVHCGFCNATCPTFLLTGDELDSPRGRIYLIKEMLENDRAADARTARHVDRCLSCLSCMTTCPSSVHYMHLVDHARAHIEKTYRRPFADRALRALLAFVLTRPALFRLALRAAARMKPLAGHLRASLRPLLTLAPDQAPAPSEVDRPQVFPASGRQRMRVALLNGCVQTVLDTRINEATVRLLTRHGVEVVVAQGAGCCGALPHHLGKAAQSHALARRNIEAWTREIESGGLDHIVINTSGCGTSVKDYGFMFRNDAALAQKAARVSAIACDVSELADKLPLAPTGAAPPLRVAYHAACSLQHGQKITREPVAALARVGFEVRAVPEGHICCGSAGTYNLLQPELADALRARKVANIESVQPHAIAAGNLGCMAQIRVGTSIPVVHTVELLDWATGGRRPEGLVA
- the trpS gene encoding tryptophan--tRNA ligase: MSTFPQRVFSGVQSTGNLHLGNYLGAIVKFVELQKSFDCLYCVVDLHAITVPQDPIELRNNTREIAAAFIACGIDPKKNIVFNQSQVPEHAELAWVLNCVARIGWLNRMTQFKDKAGKDRENASVGLLDYPVLMAADILIYRATHVPVGDDQKQHLELARDIAQKFNNDFGSSIERNGFGGAFFPLPEPLISGPATRVMSLRDGTKKMSKSDASDYSRINLSDDADQIAQKVKKAKTDPEPLPSEEKGLEGRPEADNLVGIFAALSGRAKPDVLSEFGGANFSTFKSALVDLAVAKLSPITAQMRRIREDESYIDTVLRDGSERARAIARENMNAVKDIVGFLR
- the hslU gene encoding ATP-dependent protease ATPase subunit HslU → MADFSPREIVSELDRYIVGQNDAKRAVAIALRNRWRRLQLQGQMREEVMPKNILMIGPTGCGKTEIARRLARLANAPFLKVEATKFTEVGYVGRDVEQIVRDLMEVAIVMVKERRRKEVEARAEKAAEERVLDALVGPAASPATRETFRKRLRDGELDDKEVEVELQQTGGGMPMFELPNMPGGGSVSAFSLGDLFGKAMQRGKSRKLSVKEARGPLLAEESDKLIDQEASVREAIHEVENNGIVFIDEMDKICAREGRSGADVSREGVQRDLLPLIEGTTVATKHGSVKTDHVLFIASGAFHVAKPSDLLPELQGRLPIRVELASLNEEDFRRILTETEACLTKQYVALLGTEGVTLEFAPTAIDAIAKVAVAVNTSVENIGARRLQTVMERVLDDISFSASDRAGDKIVIDGDYVEKHIGDLAKNRDLSRFIL
- the hslV gene encoding ATP-dependent protease subunit HslV; this encodes MESEREKSPQMHATTIILVKKRGETVIAGDGQVSLGQTIMKGNARKVRRLGKGDVISGFAGATADAFTLFERLETKLEQYPGQLMRACVELAKDWRMDRYLRRLEAMMLVADKNVGLVLTGSGDVLEPEATDGGAVAAIGSGGNYALAAGRALIDTEADAETIARRAMNIAADICVYTNHNIVVEKI
- the hisB gene encoding imidazoleglycerol-phosphate dehydratase HisB, producing the protein MRSATIERKTKETTITVAVDLDGAGKSDISTGIGFFDHMLDQIARHAPLDLTVLAKGDLHIDGHHTVEDVGLALGQAVDRALGDRKGIARYGDAHVPLDEALTRVVVDVSGRPFLVYDVTFPAERIGAFDTELMREFFQAFAVQARIGLHIDRLKGVNSHHIAESAFKGFARAFGKAVSLDPRRAQGEAPSTKGTLTA